A genomic segment from Methanomicrobium sp. W14 encodes:
- a CDS encoding iron ABC transporter substrate-binding protein — MKPAYLVKNLAIVTVFSFILISGCTEVTQPVQNNSSGFVNITDGFGREVTVPSEINSVICTGSSGVRYIVYLDAADLLAGVSSGEQTNDTSSHETRPYKIANPQFADLPTIGSSKTGENLEQIMTLNPQVLFMAGYTSTSLNDSPGTVSDADIMQKKTNIPVISAPTGSLLTEEGREQMYSTFRLMGDVFNRTERAGELVDYIKLSISDLEERTKNITDSEQKTAYIGGLSHSGPHGITSSQPNYPPFEWVHVKNIAGDYDLNYVEYSKESLLYTDPDYIFIDAGTLNLMDETGAFQDIRSNTFSDMKAVKNGDVYSVLPYNHAGNNLETVLADAYYIGKVVYPGRFSDIDPVKKADEIYMMFEGKPVFDKLNANCNGLGLKKVNLT, encoded by the coding sequence ATGAAGCCAGCTTATTTAGTGAAAAATCTTGCTATTGTGACTGTATTTTCTTTTATTTTGATCTCAGGATGCACTGAAGTGACTCAGCCCGTCCAGAACAACAGTTCAGGTTTTGTAAATATTACTGACGGATTTGGCCGTGAGGTTACAGTCCCGTCTGAAATTAACAGTGTTATATGCACAGGAAGTTCAGGTGTAAGATATATTGTATATCTTGATGCTGCGGACCTGCTGGCAGGTGTTTCAAGCGGTGAACAGACAAATGATACGTCTTCGCATGAGACAAGACCTTATAAGATAGCAAATCCTCAGTTTGCAGACCTTCCGACTATAGGATCTTCTAAGACCGGTGAAAATCTTGAACAGATTATGACGCTGAATCCTCAGGTCCTGTTTATGGCAGGTTATACCAGTACCAGCCTCAATGACTCTCCTGGAACGGTGTCTGATGCTGACATAATGCAGAAAAAGACTAATATTCCTGTAATATCCGCCCCAACCGGATCTCTTCTGACCGAAGAAGGCAGAGAACAGATGTACTCCACATTCCGTTTGATGGGAGATGTTTTTAACAGGACTGAGCGTGCCGGGGAGCTTGTGGACTATATTAAGTTGTCAATATCTGATCTTGAAGAGAGAACCAAAAATATTACTGATTCGGAGCAGAAAACCGCTTATATAGGAGGTCTTTCACACAGCGGTCCTCATGGCATAACGTCTTCCCAGCCGAATTACCCCCCGTTCGAATGGGTCCATGTAAAAAATATTGCAGGTGATTATGATCTCAACTACGTGGAATACTCAAAGGAGTCTTTATTGTATACCGATCCTGATTATATCTTTATAGACGCTGGAACATTAAACCTAATGGATGAAACAGGTGCATTTCAGGATATAAGGAGTAATACGTTCTCTGATATGAAAGCAGTGAAAAACGGTGATGTCTACAGCGTTTTGCCTTACAATCATGCAGGAAATAATCTTGAAACAGTTCTTGCTGACGCTTATTACATAGGAAAAGTCGTCTACCCTGGCAGGTTCAGCGACATAGATCCGGTAAAAAAAGCCGATGAAATCTATATGATGTTTGAAGGAAAGCCTGTCTTTGATAAGCTGAATGCAAACTGTAACGGACTTGGACTTAAAAAGGTAAATCTCACATGA
- a CDS encoding bifunctional 2-polyprenyl-6-hydroxyphenol methylase/3-demethylubiquinol 3-O-methyltransferase UbiG, with protein MDTKPDNSWNLECWSECWKAVTSFVQEEQDEKKLADAWDKRWDKRHERPPGDFEDDHIKRSTIETIDFLKDFGFDPKGKKILDIGCGPGVLTLPLARMGAEVTALDISPGVLERLSKTAKEEGFSVSTSAVSWWSADIDKLGFRGKYDLVIASRTPSINDADTLEKMMACSKDLCYYSSFLNVGEDKAFMDIQKMISGEDNSGRKMRNHHGAYTMIFPFMYLYFSGYSPDIRINRPGQREEECDKASERAIKFFGHGRFLDDEVKENIRDYYRNASENGIYKPKSSGCHGMMIWRTKKV; from the coding sequence ATGGACACTAAACCTGATAATTCCTGGAATCTTGAATGCTGGAGCGAATGCTGGAAAGCTGTAACCTCTTTTGTTCAGGAGGAGCAGGATGAAAAAAAACTTGCGGATGCATGGGATAAAAGATGGGATAAACGCCATGAAAGGCCCCCAGGAGATTTTGAAGACGACCATATTAAAAGGTCGACTATCGAAACGATTGATTTTCTGAAAGACTTTGGGTTCGATCCTAAAGGTAAGAAAATCCTTGATATAGGATGCGGTCCGGGTGTACTGACTCTTCCTCTTGCACGGATGGGCGCCGAGGTGACTGCTCTTGATATTTCCCCGGGGGTGCTTGAGCGTCTTTCGAAAACTGCAAAAGAAGAGGGTTTTTCAGTGAGCACATCTGCTGTCTCCTGGTGGTCGGCGGATATTGACAAGCTTGGTTTTAGGGGCAAATATGACCTTGTCATAGCTTCAAGGACGCCTTCGATAAACGATGCTGACACTCTTGAAAAAATGATGGCATGCTCAAAAGATCTCTGTTATTATTCAAGTTTTCTTAATGTCGGAGAAGATAAGGCATTTATGGATATTCAGAAGATGATTTCAGGAGAAGACAACTCAGGCCGGAAAATGCGTAATCATCACGGGGCATATACAATGATATTCCCGTTTATGTACCTGTATTTTTCAGGATATTCACCTGATATAAGGATAAACCGCCCGGGACAAAGAGAAGAAGAATGCGATAAAGCTTCAGAGCGTGCAATAAAGTTCTTTGGGCATGGTCGTTTCCTTGACGATGAAGTAAAAGAAAATATCCGTGATTATTACAGAAATGCTTCGGAAAACGGAATTTACAAGCCAAAATCTTCCGGGTGTCACGGAATGATGATCTGGAGGACAAAAAAGGTATGA
- a CDS encoding type IV pilin: MKFYDSVNRDSGVSPVVAVMLMLVVTVIIAAVVSAFAGNMMTADNSAPQATISGTYSQSNGLTMTHGGGDSLEISDLEILVRPSEEFGNGMSSFGSRKLNFSTITNGKQVDGSHIYWIEQHGTSGVVSWLPGETMYVINDGDALNGDLALSGLLDYDKGGTWHGHTYPATGAKVEPYYDAYDNYDGSGRPEVDGFNNQFNIGKTITLEVYDKEGDMISSYDMTIQP, encoded by the coding sequence ATGAAGTTTTATGATAGTGTAAACCGTGATTCAGGTGTGTCACCTGTTGTTGCAGTCATGCTTATGCTTGTTGTGACTGTGATTATAGCAGCTGTAGTGAGTGCGTTCGCCGGCAATATGATGACTGCCGACAATTCCGCACCTCAGGCTACAATTTCCGGAACATACAGTCAGTCAAACGGCCTTACAATGACGCATGGCGGTGGTGACAGCCTTGAGATTTCTGACCTTGAAATTCTGGTCAGACCTTCAGAGGAGTTCGGAAACGGTATGAGTAGTTTCGGTTCGAGAAAACTTAACTTTTCGACAATTACAAATGGAAAACAGGTTGACGGCAGCCATATTTACTGGATTGAGCAGCATGGTACTTCAGGTGTTGTGTCATGGCTTCCGGGTGAGACAATGTATGTTATCAATGACGGGGACGCATTGAACGGTGACCTTGCATTAAGTGGTCTTCTTGATTATGATAAAGGTGGTACCTGGCATGGTCATACTTATCCTGCGACAGGAGCTAAAGTTGAACCGTACTACGATGCGTATGATAATTATGACGGCAGCGGTCGTCCTGAAGTTGACGGCTTTAACAACCAGTTCAATATTGGCAAGACAATTACACTTGAAGTCTATGATAAAGAAGGAGATATGATCTCCTCTTACGATATGACAATTCAGCCGTAA
- a CDS encoding type IV pilin N-terminal domain-containing protein codes for MKKNVSAYNIGIKSKFENDSAVSPVVGVMLMLVVTIIIAAAVSGFAGSLLDTTEKAPSLTMDVKIVNNGYWPGTYFTATVTGVDSAIPSSDLKITTEWSATDYTDGEPVSGGATVIPGVTNTRVHYSPWSNDNNEDNYSYVSPLGYGTGVGMEGDHTTGGGHHDGTLNDFGNYSLTTGTTLWAQPFGKSSSPVSGGYEGFDVGYGPQSQWQYSYGTSTCVYYSHLSSRYSNQSSGLQHRTDAQFYSDKQTDQMQAVLGKGWENLRAGDVVTVTVVHTPSGKTIWQKDVTVEA; via the coding sequence ATGAAAAAAAATGTTTCAGCATATAATATTGGCATAAAATCAAAGTTCGAAAATGACTCGGCGGTGTCTCCTGTTGTCGGAGTTATGCTTATGCTTGTCGTGACAATAATCATCGCTGCGGCAGTAAGTGGTTTTGCGGGATCACTGCTTGACACTACGGAAAAGGCGCCGAGCCTGACTATGGATGTGAAAATTGTCAATAACGGATACTGGCCGGGGACTTACTTCACTGCAACTGTTACCGGTGTGGATTCAGCAATTCCTTCAAGTGATCTGAAGATTACGACGGAATGGAGTGCCACGGATTACACCGACGGAGAGCCTGTCTCGGGAGGTGCGACAGTTATTCCTGGAGTAACCAATACACGCGTTCACTATTCACCTTGGTCTAATGATAATAATGAGGATAACTATTCTTATGTTTCACCTCTGGGTTATGGGACAGGTGTAGGTATGGAGGGTGATCATACGACCGGAGGCGGTCATCATGACGGTACCTTAAACGACTTTGGAAATTATTCGCTTACTACAGGCACAACATTGTGGGCACAGCCTTTTGGAAAGAGTTCTTCTCCGGTTTCCGGTGGATACGAGGGTTTTGACGTAGGATACGGGCCTCAAAGCCAGTGGCAATACAGTTATGGCACGTCTACCTGCGTATATTATTCACACTTATCAAGCAGATACTCTAACCAGAGTTCCGGGTTGCAGCACCGTACTGACGCCCAGTTCTATTCCGACAAGCAAACTGACCAGATGCAGGCAGTTCTTGGAAAAGGATGGGAAAATCTCCGTGCAGGAGATGTAGTTACCGTTACGGTAGTCCATACGCCGAGCGGCAAAACGATATGGCAGAAAGATGTTACAGTGGAGGCCTGA
- a CDS encoding type IV pilin N-terminal domain-containing protein, protein MKSEKLLKSESDAVSPVVGVMLMLVVTIIIAAVVSGFAGGIMTSSDKTPQATIKGTFSLSDGMRITHTGGDPIAMHKVVFGIYDGETFGPDVDTVTKQTLNKSTMTYYNADGKVEDVMGPSGSYNMTSFVAGSSIYIGERYCAPDYLQPGICPDGYDYDNDKSQYHNDKYKNRWSLCLYNVNNIGRDFVLTVSDTSGNLIAKTKVTVTS, encoded by the coding sequence ATGAAGTCAGAAAAATTACTTAAATCCGAGTCTGATGCGGTGTCTCCTGTTGTCGGTGTCATGCTTATGCTGGTTGTGACAATTATCATTGCGGCAGTTGTAAGCGGGTTTGCCGGGGGTATAATGACAAGCTCTGATAAGACACCCCAGGCAACGATAAAGGGTACATTCAGCCTGTCAGACGGGATGCGTATAACCCATACCGGTGGAGACCCCATTGCTATGCATAAAGTTGTATTTGGAATCTATGACGGAGAGACATTTGGTCCTGATGTTGATACAGTAACTAAACAGACACTCAACAAGTCGACTATGACATACTACAACGCTGACGGAAAAGTTGAGGATGTTATGGGACCGAGCGGTTCTTACAATATGACTTCTTTTGTGGCAGGTAGTTCTATTTACATCGGTGAAAGATATTGTGCCCCGGATTATCTCCAGCCGGGAATATGTCCTGATGGTTATGACTATGATAATGACAAGTCGCAGTACCATAATGACAAGTACAAAAACCGCTGGTCCCTGTGTTTGTATAATGTAAACAACATAGGCAGGGATTTTGTTCTTACAGTAAGTGATACGAGCGGAAACCTGATAGCAAAAACGAAGGTAACGGTGACTTCCTGA